Proteins from one Oscillatoria nigro-viridis PCC 7112 genomic window:
- a CDS encoding Panacea domain-containing protein gives MKSALDVARYFLCRVDREAGDTISGLKLQKLVYYAQAWSLVFRSQPLFDRDIEAWVSGPIVRDVWDQYKAYKYSDIPAPDNFEEEFDEDEIEVLEEVWNAYGELSAKHLAELTQSETPWLNARQGLEPAETSTKIISREDMKSCYAPLVEA, from the coding sequence ATGAAAAGTGCTCTTGACGTAGCTCGTTACTTTTTATGTCGTGTCGATCGAGAAGCAGGCGATACCATTTCTGGGCTGAAACTGCAAAAGCTCGTGTATTATGCACAAGCTTGGAGTTTAGTCTTTAGAAGCCAGCCGCTATTCGATCGAGATATTGAAGCTTGGGTTTCCGGCCCCATTGTCCGCGATGTTTGGGATCAGTACAAAGCTTACAAATATAGCGATATTCCCGCTCCCGATAATTTTGAAGAAGAATTTGATGAAGATGAAATCGAGGTTCTCGAAGAAGTTTGGAATGCTTATGGAGAATTAAGTGCTAAACATCTTGCAGAATTGACGCAATCAGAGACACCTTGGCTCAACGCTCGCCAGGGATTAGAACCTGCGGAAACATCAACTAAAATCATCTCCCGCGAGGATATGAAATCCTGCTATGCACCTTTGGTGGAGGCATAA
- a CDS encoding type II toxin-antitoxin system VapC family toxin yields MKFYNTSVLVPFYLPEALSDAVDELLRIEDTPALSQLVEVELFSAVARKLRMRKISPEEARQIALDFQTDLDENFYTRIPLEPIHYNLARDWISRFEVPLRTLDALHLAVASSNQLLLVTGDEALARSARTLGIEVQLLIAVAEG; encoded by the coding sequence ATAAAGTTTTACAATACCAGCGTTCTTGTCCCCTTCTATTTACCAGAAGCTCTCAGCGATGCTGTTGATGAATTGCTGAGGATTGAAGACACACCCGCACTAAGTCAATTAGTTGAGGTGGAACTGTTTTCAGCAGTTGCCCGCAAATTGCGAATGAGGAAAATTTCTCCAGAAGAGGCAAGACAAATAGCGCTCGATTTTCAAACTGACTTGGATGAAAATTTTTATACTCGCATCCCCTTAGAGCCAATTCATTACAATTTAGCTCGCGATTGGATTAGCCGCTTTGAAGTACCGTTGCGTACCTTAGATGCACTGCATTTAGCAGTAGCAAGTTCTAATCAGTTGCTTTTGGTGACTGGCGATGAAGCTTTGGCTCGCAGTGCTCGGACTTTAGGAATTGAAGTTCAGTTATTGATTGCCGTAGCTGAGGGCTAA
- a CDS encoding IS607 family transposase → MKLPDYAKAIGISYTTAWRWWKANKLPHPARQTESGLIIVDYSPQFSSNKTTNRVAIYSRVSSSENKDNLNRQSERLTEYAIANGYQIVRNVKEIGSGLNDHRKQLESLLRQDDYDILLVEHKDRLARFGTNYLDVLLSRLGIKLEIVNLAENGKDELMQDLVAIVTSFAARLYGQRRASRKTEKIIAELKDGDSECS, encoded by the coding sequence ATGAAACTACCTGACTACGCTAAAGCAATAGGCATAAGCTACACAACCGCTTGGCGCTGGTGGAAGGCAAACAAACTGCCACATCCTGCAAGGCAGACAGAAAGCGGACTGATCATAGTTGATTATTCACCGCAATTTTCATCAAATAAAACAACAAATCGAGTCGCTATTTACAGTCGAGTATCTTCTTCGGAAAACAAAGATAATCTCAACCGCCAATCGGAGAGGTTGACTGAGTACGCAATTGCCAATGGCTATCAAATCGTTAGAAATGTCAAAGAAATTGGCAGCGGATTGAACGACCACCGAAAACAATTAGAATCACTGCTACGACAAGACGACTACGACATTTTATTGGTTGAACACAAAGACCGTTTGGCTCGATTTGGTACAAACTACTTAGATGTTCTGCTATCAAGATTAGGAATTAAGTTGGAAATAGTCAATTTAGCAGAAAATGGAAAAGATGAATTAATGCAAGACTTAGTAGCTATAGTTACTAGCTTTGCTGCTCGACTCTACGGACAGCGACGCGCCAGTAGGAAGACAGAAAAAATAATTGCCGAGTTGAAAGACGGAGACTCTGAATGCAGTTAA
- the hemC gene encoding hydroxymethylbilane synthase codes for MSPTTSAPSRTVRIGSRKSQLALVQTHWVQEQLQKHFPQHTFEVHTMSTQGDIILDVALAKIGDKGLFTKELETGMINNETDFAVHSLKDLPTNLPEGLILGCVTERENPADALVVHSKHKDKQLDTLPEGSVIGTSSLRRLAQLRHHFPHFEFKDIRGNLNTRLAKLDEGGYDAIILAVAGLERLGMGDRIHQIIPAEISLHAVGQGALGIECRAGDTEIMEVIKALEHSETAQRCYAERAFLRELEGGCQVPIGVNTKIENGQLTLTGMVSSLDGKRFVKDSVSGAAETAEMLGIDLAHRLRQQGASAILEEIFVEVQRGS; via the coding sequence ATGTCCCCAACCACATCTGCCCCTTCCCGAACCGTTCGCATCGGTTCCCGCAAAAGCCAACTCGCTCTCGTGCAAACCCACTGGGTGCAAGAACAGCTACAGAAACACTTCCCGCAACACACTTTTGAAGTCCACACCATGTCCACCCAAGGGGACATAATTCTTGATGTCGCCCTCGCTAAAATTGGCGATAAAGGACTTTTCACCAAAGAATTAGAAACGGGAATGATTAACAATGAAACGGACTTTGCCGTTCATTCCCTCAAAGATTTGCCTACCAATTTGCCCGAAGGTTTAATTTTAGGATGCGTCACCGAACGGGAAAATCCCGCTGACGCCCTGGTAGTTCACTCCAAGCACAAAGACAAGCAACTCGACACCCTCCCAGAAGGTTCAGTAATCGGCACTTCTTCCCTGCGGCGGCTGGCTCAACTGCGGCACCATTTCCCTCATTTTGAATTTAAAGATATTCGTGGCAATCTCAATACTCGACTGGCTAAATTAGATGAGGGCGGTTACGACGCGATTATTTTAGCAGTTGCCGGCCTCGAAAGATTGGGAATGGGCGATCGCATCCACCAAATTATCCCTGCTGAAATCTCCCTTCACGCCGTCGGACAAGGTGCTTTGGGTATCGAATGCCGCGCCGGAGACACAGAAATCATGGAAGTGATTAAAGCTCTCGAACACTCGGAAACCGCCCAAAGATGTTATGCCGAACGCGCATTTCTGCGGGAATTAGAAGGCGGCTGTCAAGTGCCGATAGGTGTCAATACCAAAATAGAAAACGGTCAACTAACCTTAACTGGAATGGTATCGAGTCTCGACGGCAAGCGATTCGTCAAAGATAGTGTTTCCGGCGCCGCCGAGACTGCTGAAATGCTGGGAATTGACCTCGCTCACCGACTGCGCCAACAGGGTGCTAGTGCAATTTTAGAGGAAATATTTGTCGAAGTTCAACGTGGTTCATAA